Proteins from a single region of Aquirhabdus parva:
- the thrS gene encoding threonine--tRNA ligase, whose product MSSSSNIIITLPNGDQKQFDQPVSVMDVAQSIGAGLAKVTLAGRVNGKLVDASDLIRENATLQIITPKDEEGLEIIRHSTAHLVGHAAKQLFPDVKMVIGPVIEEGFYYDIYSEKPFTLDDVALIEARMKKLIDEDYDVIKKMTPRAEAIAVFESRGEEYKLRLINDMPDETEMGLYYHQEYVDMCRGPHVPNTRFLKAFKLTKLSGAYWRGDAKNEQLQRVYGTAWADKKQLAAYITRIEEAEKRDHRKIGKALDLFHMQEEAPGMVFWHPNGWTIYQVLEQYMRKVQQDNGYLEIKTPQVVDLVLWEKSGHAANYAENMFTTHSENRNYAVKPMNCPCHVQVFNQGLKSYRDLPLRLAEFGSCHRNEPSGSLHGIMRVRGFTQDDAHIFCTKEQIGAEVADFIALTLAVYKDFGFDDVQMKLSTRPAKRVGDDALWDLAEKSLADALDAAGLKWDLQPGEGAFYGPKIEFSLKDCLGRVWQCGTIQCDFNMPMRLDASFVTEDNQRDHPVMLHRAILGSFERFIGILIEHYAGLMPPWLSPVQACVMNITDSQADACREIVKKLSQQGIRAISDLRNEKIGFKIRERTLERVPYLLVLGDREVEEGTVNVRTRGGKNLGTMTIEAFVALVQSAVAERGRHILEQE is encoded by the coding sequence ATGTCTAGTTCTTCAAATATCATTATCACTCTACCTAATGGCGATCAAAAACAATTTGATCAGCCTGTATCGGTTATGGATGTCGCTCAAAGCATTGGTGCGGGTTTAGCAAAAGTCACCCTCGCTGGTCGTGTGAATGGCAAGCTGGTCGATGCATCGGACCTCATTCGTGAGAATGCAACACTGCAAATTATCACCCCTAAAGATGAAGAGGGGCTTGAGATTATTCGCCATTCGACCGCACATTTGGTTGGTCATGCCGCGAAGCAGTTATTTCCCGATGTCAAAATGGTGATTGGTCCTGTTATTGAAGAAGGATTCTATTACGACATCTATAGTGAGAAGCCCTTTACATTAGATGATGTCGCATTAATCGAAGCGCGCATGAAAAAGCTTATCGATGAAGACTATGACGTCATCAAAAAAATGACTCCACGTGCCGAAGCTATCGCGGTGTTTGAGTCACGCGGTGAAGAATATAAACTGCGCTTGATTAATGACATGCCCGACGAAACTGAAATGGGCCTGTATTATCATCAAGAATACGTCGATATGTGCCGTGGTCCCCATGTCCCAAACACCCGTTTTCTCAAAGCTTTTAAACTGACAAAATTGTCTGGCGCATACTGGCGCGGCGATGCGAAGAATGAACAGCTGCAACGTGTTTATGGCACTGCATGGGCGGATAAAAAGCAGCTTGCTGCGTATATTACTCGTATCGAAGAAGCTGAAAAGCGCGATCATCGTAAGATTGGTAAGGCACTTGATTTATTCCACATGCAGGAAGAAGCTCCGGGTATGGTGTTCTGGCACCCCAATGGCTGGACCATCTATCAGGTGCTTGAGCAATACATGCGAAAAGTTCAGCAAGATAATGGCTATCTTGAGATTAAAACCCCTCAAGTCGTTGACTTAGTACTCTGGGAAAAATCTGGACATGCTGCAAACTATGCTGAAAACATGTTCACCACGCATTCGGAAAACCGTAATTACGCCGTCAAACCGATGAACTGTCCTTGTCATGTGCAGGTATTCAATCAAGGTTTGAAGTCTTATCGTGACTTACCGCTACGTTTGGCTGAGTTTGGTTCTTGTCATCGTAATGAGCCCTCGGGTTCACTGCATGGCATTATGCGCGTGCGCGGCTTTACTCAAGATGATGCGCATATTTTCTGTACTAAAGAACAGATCGGTGCAGAAGTTGCTGATTTCATTGCATTGACTTTAGCTGTTTACAAAGACTTTGGCTTTGATGACGTGCAAATGAAGTTATCGACTCGTCCTGCTAAACGTGTCGGTGATGATGCGCTCTGGGATTTGGCTGAAAAATCATTGGCTGATGCCTTGGATGCTGCAGGATTGAAGTGGGATCTACAGCCGGGTGAAGGCGCGTTCTATGGCCCGAAAATTGAATTTTCACTGAAAGACTGCTTAGGTCGAGTCTGGCAGTGTGGTACAATTCAATGTGATTTCAATATGCCTATGCGTTTGGATGCGTCGTTTGTCACTGAAGACAACCAGCGTGACCATCCGGTAATGCTTCATCGTGCGATTTTAGGCAGCTTTGAGCGTTTTATTGGTATACTGATCGAACATTACGCAGGTTTGATGCCGCCGTGGTTAAGTCCAGTGCAGGCATGTGTGATGAATATCACTGATAGTCAAGCCGATGCGTGCCGAGAAATCGTTAAAAAACTGAGTCAACAAGGCATTCGTGCTATAAGTGACTTGAGAAATGAAAAAATCGGCTTTAAAATTCGCGAGCGCACTTTAGAGCGTGTTCCTTACCTTCTGGTATTGGGCGATCGTGAAGTGGAAGAGGGTACGGTGAATGTTCGTACTCGTGGTGGTAAGAATTTAGGAACAATGACCATAGAAGCTTTTGTGGCATTAGTTCAATCCGCCGTTGCCGAACGAGGCAGGCATATTTTGGAGCAAGAGTGA
- the infC gene encoding translation initiation factor IF-3 codes for MNSEIEAAQVRLVDENGEQKGIVSLAEAISAAEAVQLDLVEIVANAEPPVCKIMDYNKHLFDIKQKQKDARKKQHQVQVKEIKIRPGTEEGDYQVKFRAIERFLEDGDKVKITLRFRGREMAHQEIGLKQLQRIEADVAEIGIVEQAPKMEGKQMGMLIGPKKKK; via the coding sequence ATCAACAGTGAAATCGAAGCCGCACAAGTTCGGTTAGTCGATGAAAATGGCGAACAAAAAGGTATCGTTTCTTTAGCTGAGGCAATTAGTGCAGCAGAGGCGGTCCAGCTTGATTTGGTTGAAATTGTTGCCAATGCTGAGCCTCCTGTTTGTAAAATCATGGACTACAACAAGCATTTGTTTGATATCAAACAAAAGCAAAAGGATGCGCGTAAGAAGCAGCACCAAGTCCAAGTGAAGGAAATCAAGATCCGTCCAGGCACTGAGGAAGGCGACTATCAAGTTAAATTCCGTGCAATCGAGCGTTTCTTGGAAGACGGTGACAAGGTGAAGATTACGTTGCGTTTCCGTGGTCGTGAAATGGCTCACCAAGAAATTGGTCTGAAGCAATTGCAACGGATCGAGGCTGATGTCGCTGAGATCGGAATCGTTGAACAAGCGCCGAAGATGGAAGGCAAACAAATGGGTATGCTGATCGGTCCTAAGAAGAAAAAATAA
- a CDS encoding PhzF family phenazine biosynthesis protein, translated as MRMPIYQVDAFTTQQFKGNPAAVMLMSHFWDDEILQAIAAENNLAETAFLVADGADYRLRWFTPNVEVPLCGHATLASAAVVMERLEPGRQEVIFHSASGPLRVNKTAMGYVLNFPARPSECIPTPTGLAEALGVAPVEVYSNAFNYMAVLESVEILKSLTPDMAALARLDRNGVIVTTLGDETFDFISRYFAPAKGIPEDPVTGAAHCMLVPYWAKRLAKNEFRAYQASKRGGEVLCRLVGDRVELEGACVFYLEGEVSL; from the coding sequence ATGCGCATGCCTATCTACCAAGTTGATGCTTTTACCACACAGCAGTTTAAAGGAAATCCTGCGGCCGTAATGTTGATGAGTCATTTTTGGGATGATGAGATTTTGCAGGCGATTGCAGCCGAAAATAATCTCGCTGAAACGGCATTTTTAGTCGCGGATGGAGCCGATTATCGCTTGCGTTGGTTCACACCGAATGTTGAGGTGCCGCTGTGTGGCCATGCGACACTTGCGAGTGCGGCAGTTGTGATGGAGCGGTTAGAACCAGGTCGTCAAGAGGTGATCTTTCATTCGGCAAGCGGCCCATTGAGAGTGAATAAAACAGCTATGGGCTATGTTTTGAATTTTCCAGCACGTCCATCTGAATGTATTCCGACACCTACAGGACTCGCTGAGGCGCTGGGTGTGGCACCTGTTGAGGTTTATTCAAATGCGTTTAATTACATGGCCGTTTTAGAGAGTGTCGAGATTCTAAAGTCGCTTACTCCAGATATGGCGGCGCTTGCACGTTTGGATCGTAATGGTGTGATCGTGACGACCTTGGGCGATGAGACATTTGATTTTATCAGCCGCTATTTTGCACCTGCCAAAGGAATTCCAGAAGATCCAGTGACGGGAGCCGCGCATTGTATGCTGGTTCCATACTGGGCGAAGCGATTGGCAAAAAATGAATTCCGAGCGTATCAAGCTTCTAAACGGGGTGGGGAGGTGTTATGCCGGTTAGTGGGAGATCGGGTCGAGCTAGAAGGCGCATGCGTGTTTTATCTGGAAGGTGAGGTGAGTCTATGA
- a CDS encoding GFA family protein produces MTTYLGACHCGSVKFSINSMITELTTCDCTLCLMRNAVMARVPEQSLKVIEGEKFLTLYQWNTFRAKHYFCSQCGIYVFHRKRAMPDHFGINVFCLTGFDMTSVAVRATDGANMSLVNSSFKTH; encoded by the coding sequence ATGACGACTTATTTGGGCGCTTGTCATTGCGGTTCGGTAAAATTCAGTATTAATTCAATGATCACTGAGCTGACGACATGTGATTGTACGTTGTGCCTGATGCGAAATGCAGTCATGGCACGGGTGCCAGAGCAGAGTTTGAAAGTCATTGAGGGTGAAAAATTCCTGACGCTTTATCAATGGAATACATTTCGAGCAAAGCATTATTTTTGTAGTCAGTGCGGTATTTATGTCTTTCATCGCAAACGTGCAATGCCTGATCATTTTGGCATTAATGTTTTTTGTTTGACGGGTTTTGACATGACATCAGTCGCCGTTCGAGCAACGGATGGAGCCAATATGAGTTTGGTTAATTCATCATTCAAGACCCATTGA
- a CDS encoding GFA family protein, whose protein sequence is MDTTAYVYAGGCHCSNIKLAVELTKALNAYKPRACDCDFCKTHGASYLSDPQGKLVITTKDKDALSRYRQGDAIADFLICKICGVVAGVSFQSEAGLYATIEAGLYATINVKALSDRADCLPETSVSPKLLSTEDKIERWKKAWFSDVKFE, encoded by the coding sequence ATGGACACGACCGCTTATGTGTATGCCGGTGGCTGCCATTGCTCCAATATCAAACTAGCAGTGGAACTCACCAAAGCGCTCAACGCCTATAAACCACGTGCATGCGATTGTGACTTTTGTAAGACTCATGGCGCATCTTATCTCTCCGACCCTCAAGGCAAACTCGTCATTACCACCAAGGATAAAGACGCTTTAAGTCGCTACCGTCAGGGTGATGCCATTGCCGATTTTTTAATTTGTAAGATTTGCGGTGTGGTCGCAGGTGTAAGCTTCCAATCAGAAGCAGGACTCTACGCCACGATCGAAGCAGGACTCTACGCCACGATCAATGTAAAAGCACTCTCTGATCGTGCAGATTGCCTCCCCGAAACTTCGGTGTCCCCTAAACTGCTATCTACAGAGGACAAAATAGAACGCTGGAAAAAAGCGTGGTTTTCAGATGTAAAATTTGAATAA
- a CDS encoding DUF4870 family protein, which yields MDITPDIDEKMKDAKSLTMIIYGLYAASFLVGITCIVAIIVNYIKKDDVANTWLASHYRWQIRTFWFSVLWTVIGFITLIILVGWVILAANCIWFIYRLVKGVLWLNDNKPMYAD from the coding sequence ATGGACATCACCCCAGATATCGATGAAAAAATGAAAGATGCCAAATCATTGACCATGATTATCTATGGACTTTACGCCGCATCTTTTCTAGTCGGCATTACCTGCATCGTCGCGATTATCGTGAACTATATTAAGAAAGATGATGTTGCGAATACTTGGCTAGCAAGTCACTATCGTTGGCAAATTCGAACATTTTGGTTCAGTGTGCTTTGGACTGTGATCGGATTCATCACACTCATCATTTTGGTGGGCTGGGTGATTTTGGCCGCTAATTGTATTTGGTTTATCTATAGACTGGTAAAAGGCGTATTGTGGTTGAATGACAATAAGCCGATGTATGCCGATTAA
- a CDS encoding SDR family oxidoreductase: MSEHSLTEKVVIVAGGAKNLGGLISRDLAAHGAKAIAVHYNSDATRAAAEETVAAVKALGSDAIAVQGDLTQVANVTKLFDETIKTFGHVDIAINTTGMVIKKPIVDVTEAEYDIMFGVNSKAAFFFIQEAGKKLADNGSIVSIVSSLLAAYTPFYAIYPGSKAPVEHYTRAASKEFGERGISVNAVGPGPMDTPFFYPAESKESAAYHATAAALSSRTKSGLTEIQDIAPLVRFLVSEGWWITGQTIFANGGYTTR, translated from the coding sequence ATGTCTGAACATTCATTAACTGAAAAAGTGGTCATCGTCGCAGGCGGTGCCAAAAATCTCGGGGGTCTCATTTCTCGTGACCTTGCGGCCCATGGTGCCAAAGCCATAGCCGTTCATTACAATAGTGATGCTACGCGTGCAGCCGCAGAAGAAACTGTTGCCGCTGTGAAAGCTTTAGGTAGCGATGCCATTGCAGTACAAGGCGATTTAACACAAGTAGCGAATGTCACCAAACTCTTTGACGAAACCATTAAAACCTTTGGTCATGTCGATATTGCGATCAATACCACGGGCATGGTGATCAAAAAACCAATCGTTGATGTGACGGAAGCAGAATACGACATCATGTTTGGGGTGAACTCCAAAGCAGCATTCTTCTTCATTCAAGAAGCGGGCAAAAAACTGGCTGATAATGGCAGTATTGTCTCCATCGTCAGCTCATTACTTGCGGCATACACACCGTTTTATGCGATCTATCCCGGCAGTAAAGCACCCGTTGAACACTACACCCGAGCTGCCTCTAAAGAGTTTGGCGAACGGGGCATCTCAGTCAATGCTGTGGGACCCGGCCCGATGGATACTCCTTTCTTCTACCCAGCCGAATCCAAAGAATCAGCGGCTTATCATGCTACTGCCGCAGCACTCAGCAGCCGAACTAAAAGTGGTTTAACCGAAATTCAAGATATAGCGCCACTGGTTCGCTTTCTTGTGTCTGAAGGATGGTGGATTACCGGCCAGACTATCTTTGCCAATGGTGGATATACCACACGCTAA
- a CDS encoding LysR family transcriptional regulator gives MDQLQAMQVFVRVCESGSFTHASDVLGISRAAASNAIQQLEGQLQTRLLNRTTRHVQLTADGQTYFERCIRLLADFAETQVLFQQSDQKPRGKLRVDVPSRIARCVIVPALPDFFERYPDIELQLDVTDRQIDLFREGVDCVVRGGQSQDHNLISVNLGMLAQSNCASPSYIDHYGLPLAIEDLEKHWMVSYASPLTGQVYDWEYQRNGILKTINMKSRLTVNNVEAYIASAIAGLGLIQIPSYDVAAEIKQGMLMPVLLDYPPDQLQLNILYPRWRQLSQPVQVFTAWMREQFASRMV, from the coding sequence GTGGATCAGCTACAAGCAATGCAGGTATTTGTCCGCGTGTGTGAGAGTGGGAGCTTTACCCATGCTTCCGATGTACTCGGTATCTCGCGTGCTGCCGCGTCAAATGCGATTCAGCAGTTAGAAGGTCAATTGCAGACACGTCTCCTGAATCGCACGACACGGCATGTGCAATTAACTGCCGATGGTCAAACTTATTTCGAGCGGTGTATACGGTTGCTTGCAGACTTTGCCGAGACACAGGTTTTATTTCAGCAATCGGATCAGAAACCCCGTGGCAAGCTTCGCGTCGACGTTCCGAGTCGGATCGCGCGCTGTGTGATCGTGCCAGCGCTCCCGGACTTTTTTGAGCGCTATCCTGATATAGAACTGCAATTGGATGTGACGGATCGTCAGATTGATTTATTTCGCGAAGGAGTCGATTGTGTTGTGCGTGGCGGTCAATCACAGGACCACAATTTGATTTCTGTGAATCTTGGGATGCTTGCGCAATCCAATTGCGCAAGCCCAAGCTATATTGATCATTATGGACTGCCTTTGGCAATTGAAGACTTAGAGAAACATTGGATGGTCAGTTATGCTTCACCGTTAACTGGGCAAGTGTATGATTGGGAGTATCAGCGGAATGGCATATTAAAAACCATCAATATGAAGAGTCGTCTAACTGTAAATAACGTTGAGGCTTATATTGCCAGTGCCATCGCAGGTTTAGGTCTCATTCAAATTCCCAGTTACGATGTGGCCGCTGAGATTAAACAAGGCATGCTGATGCCTGTATTGCTGGATTATCCGCCTGACCAGCTACAACTGAATATACTTTATCCCCGCTGGCGACAATTATCTCAGCCTGTACAGGTATTTACAGCATGGATGCGTGAGCAGTTTGCATCGCGTATGGTCTAG
- a CDS encoding NAD(P)H-dependent flavin oxidoreductase: MSVHSLFGPSLRLPIIAAPMFLVSGLELVQACCHAGIVGSFPAANARTLDDLRDWLTQMQAFQKTHPNAAPYAVNIILLDKMNDRKEEELALAEEFQVPVLITSVGDPTTTVQRAHAWGGKVIHDVVSIRHAQKAAAAKVDGLILVTSGAGGHTGPLNPFAFISQIREFWDGLLIVGGSVSNGQTVRALEVVGADMAYIGSRFIATNESMAQQEYKDILVSSEAADVILSPIFSGVPAHYLKPSIARVGLDPNHYTAEEVKEKNIKAWRDVWSAGHGVGSIHDIIPAAELVDRLEAEYRQAAAKPVF, translated from the coding sequence ATGTCCGTTCATTCACTTTTTGGCCCATCGTTACGTTTACCGATTATTGCGGCACCGATGTTTTTGGTTTCCGGTTTAGAACTGGTACAGGCCTGTTGTCATGCAGGGATTGTGGGTTCATTTCCAGCGGCAAATGCACGTACTTTGGATGATCTACGTGACTGGTTGACCCAGATGCAGGCTTTTCAAAAGACGCATCCGAATGCAGCGCCGTATGCAGTGAATATCATTCTGCTGGACAAAATGAATGATCGTAAAGAAGAAGAGTTAGCGCTGGCTGAAGAGTTTCAAGTTCCCGTGCTGATTACTTCAGTGGGTGATCCAACGACCACCGTGCAACGTGCTCATGCATGGGGCGGCAAAGTGATTCATGACGTGGTATCGATCCGCCATGCACAAAAAGCAGCGGCGGCTAAAGTCGATGGTTTGATTTTGGTGACGAGTGGAGCAGGGGGGCATACAGGTCCACTTAATCCTTTTGCCTTTATTTCACAAATTCGTGAGTTTTGGGATGGTTTACTGATTGTTGGTGGCTCGGTGTCTAATGGTCAAACTGTACGCGCGCTTGAAGTGGTTGGTGCGGATATGGCGTATATCGGTTCACGATTCATTGCAACCAATGAATCAATGGCGCAGCAAGAGTACAAAGATATTTTGGTATCTAGCGAAGCTGCTGATGTGATTCTCAGCCCGATATTCTCAGGCGTTCCTGCACATTATTTAAAGCCTTCGATTGCACGTGTCGGGCTTGATCCTAATCACTATACCGCAGAAGAAGTAAAAGAGAAGAATATCAAAGCATGGCGTGATGTGTGGAGCGCTGGACATGGGGTTGGTTCCATCCACGACATTATTCCTGCTGCGGAGCTGGTGGATCGTCTAGAAGCAGAATATCGTCAAGCGGCTGCAAAACCGGTGTTTTAA
- a CDS encoding DNA translocase FtsK encodes MVTTALTDARAHRVFLTLFLVIIGVYLLVATVTYTPFDPGWTHLSSDTQKVTNATGVAGAWLADLLYGFWGRAALFLPFLVLIEALQLWYPHSFVQRPFRLAGELFLMVIASALFTLHGVEPSDSLQNAAGGILGFEVSQHLLAMMPLALVTIILVALFVLIFTFSFGVAWGKTFDAVGEIPLLLNELFYRNEPEETPAKAAKSTKVPVVAAETPVEAKGTAEVSQSLVEVPVSSTPVVVNPPVSTAQSSEPQTFAEVMAAAQSAAIAESAAASVIAPLQAPDVVQAQQSHPMVGTVETSVAAVVPPVVAERIAPTFNWEDDFFHRALDVIPVEEEKEVEHEKAISTPTYVQPVASPSVQPIPQPQDRPEIPQLDQEIAEQITFSPAATEPIVAPREDFVEPSVAEPSVSNAYAPPVQVPVTPMQAATAKPENWDAPLTDAYGRPISRAMQTVQHRAELSPLPSLDLLERPDLSRKTSYTPEQLERLSRLLEIKLKEFAVVAQVIEAQPGPVVTRFELELAPGVKASKVTNIARDLARSLSMASVRVVEVIPGKPYIGIEVPNATREMVRLIELLETPTYRDPKSLISMAMGKDIAGRPVLTDLAKAPHMLVAGTTGSGKSVAINAMLLSMLMKYTPAQLRLILIDPKQLELSNYNDIPHLLTPVVTDMKDAASSLNWSVGEMERRYKLLAYMKVRNLEAFNQKVTEAIERGEDLLDPLWKPEDSALQQRAPRLKTMPMIVVVADEFADMIMQVGKKAEELIQRLAQKSRAAGIHLILATQRPSVDVITGLIKANIPTRAALRVNSKVDSRTILDEGGAEYLLGHGDMLFLAPGKNEPERVHGAFISDDEVNRICDAWRERGSPDYVDDILNAFDEDAPSKGGGYDSSEGDPERDPVYDDVLAFIMETKKVSASAIQRKFSLGYNRAARIVDAMEAAGVVSPMQSNGKREILL; translated from the coding sequence ATGGTGACTACGGCGTTAACGGATGCACGCGCACATCGCGTTTTTTTGACTTTATTCTTGGTCATCATCGGCGTGTATTTATTGGTTGCAACAGTGACTTATACGCCTTTTGATCCAGGCTGGACGCATTTGTCCAGTGATACCCAAAAAGTGACAAATGCGACGGGTGTTGCGGGCGCATGGCTCGCCGATTTACTGTATGGATTCTGGGGACGTGCAGCTTTATTTCTGCCTTTCTTGGTTTTGATTGAAGCACTACAGCTGTGGTATCCGCATAGTTTTGTTCAGCGTCCGTTTCGTTTAGCGGGTGAACTGTTTCTGATGGTCATTGCTTCAGCGTTGTTTACGCTGCATGGTGTCGAGCCCTCTGACTCCTTGCAAAATGCCGCAGGCGGTATTTTGGGTTTTGAAGTCTCCCAACACTTGCTTGCCATGATGCCTTTGGCTTTAGTGACCATCATTTTAGTCGCGTTATTTGTGCTGATCTTTACTTTCTCTTTTGGTGTAGCTTGGGGTAAAACCTTTGATGCTGTTGGAGAAATTCCGCTATTGCTCAATGAGTTATTCTACCGTAATGAACCAGAAGAGACCCCAGCAAAAGCTGCGAAATCCACTAAAGTTCCCGTAGTTGCAGCAGAGACCCCAGTGGAAGCGAAGGGAACTGCGGAGGTCTCTCAATCTTTGGTTGAAGTACCTGTGAGTTCAACTCCTGTCGTGGTGAATCCGCCAGTTTCTACGGCTCAATCAAGCGAACCTCAGACTTTTGCAGAGGTTATGGCTGCTGCTCAAAGTGCGGCAATTGCGGAATCTGCTGCTGCAAGCGTTATAGCACCGCTACAGGCTCCTGACGTTGTCCAAGCCCAACAATCTCACCCCATGGTAGGAACTGTTGAGACATCCGTTGCTGCCGTGGTACCTCCAGTTGTTGCCGAGCGCATTGCGCCAACATTTAATTGGGAAGATGACTTCTTTCACCGTGCATTGGATGTGATTCCTGTAGAAGAAGAGAAGGAAGTCGAGCACGAGAAGGCGATATCTACGCCCACTTACGTTCAACCTGTGGCTTCGCCATCTGTACAGCCTATTCCACAGCCTCAGGATCGACCTGAAATTCCACAGTTGGATCAAGAGATCGCAGAACAGATTACATTTAGTCCAGCCGCGACTGAGCCGATTGTTGCGCCGCGTGAAGACTTTGTAGAACCTTCCGTTGCAGAACCGTCCGTAAGCAATGCTTATGCACCACCCGTGCAAGTACCTGTCACGCCGATGCAAGCGGCGACTGCAAAGCCCGAAAATTGGGATGCACCGTTAACCGATGCTTATGGTCGTCCGATATCCCGTGCGATGCAAACCGTACAGCATCGTGCTGAGCTAAGCCCACTGCCAAGTCTAGATCTGCTAGAACGTCCTGATCTCAGCCGTAAAACGAGTTATACCCCTGAGCAGCTCGAACGATTGTCTCGTCTGCTTGAAATCAAGCTCAAAGAGTTTGCTGTGGTGGCACAAGTGATCGAGGCGCAGCCGGGTCCTGTTGTGACTCGCTTTGAGCTTGAGCTAGCGCCTGGGGTGAAGGCATCGAAAGTGACTAATATTGCCCGAGATTTGGCGCGTTCGCTGTCCATGGCTTCTGTTCGTGTGGTAGAGGTCATTCCCGGCAAGCCTTATATCGGGATTGAAGTCCCGAATGCGACACGTGAGATGGTGCGTTTAATTGAACTGCTTGAGACGCCGACTTATCGTGATCCGAAATCGTTGATCAGTATGGCAATGGGTAAAGACATCGCTGGTCGTCCGGTATTGACCGATCTTGCCAAAGCGCCGCATATGCTGGTTGCGGGTACGACAGGTTCGGGTAAATCGGTCGCGATTAATGCGATGTTGTTATCCATGCTGATGAAATATACCCCTGCCCAGTTACGTCTGATTTTGATTGATCCAAAGCAGCTGGAACTGTCCAACTATAACGATATCCCTCATCTCCTGACTCCGGTGGTCACGGACATGAAGGATGCCGCGAGTTCACTGAATTGGTCGGTGGGTGAAATGGAACGTCGTTATAAGCTGCTTGCGTATATGAAGGTGCGTAATCTTGAGGCGTTCAATCAGAAAGTCACTGAAGCGATAGAGCGCGGTGAAGATCTGCTGGACCCACTGTGGAAGCCAGAAGATAGCGCACTCCAGCAGCGTGCGCCACGTTTGAAAACCATGCCGATGATTGTGGTGGTTGCGGATGAGTTCGCGGATATGATCATGCAGGTCGGTAAAAAGGCCGAAGAGTTGATCCAACGTCTGGCGCAAAAATCACGTGCGGCAGGGATCCATTTGATTCTGGCGACTCAGCGTCCTTCGGTCGATGTGATCACCGGTTTGATCAAGGCGAATATTCCAACCCGTGCTGCACTACGTGTAAACAGTAAGGTGGATTCACGGACGATTTTGGATGAAGGTGGTGCAGAGTATTTGCTGGGTCATGGTGATATGTTGTTCCTTGCACCGGGTAAAAATGAACCTGAGCGTGTTCATGGCGCATTCATTAGTGATGATGAGGTAAATCGAATCTGTGATGCTTGGCGTGAGCGGGGTAGTCCTGATTATGTCGATGATATCTTGAATGCCTTTGATGAAGATGCACCAAGCAAAGGTGGCGGTTATGACTCATCTGAAGGTGATCCTGAGCGTGATCCTGTCTATGACGACGTACTAGCGTTTATTATGGAAACCAAGAAAGTCTCTGCTTCAGCAATCCAGCGTAAGTTCTCACTCGGTTACAATCGCGCTGCGCGGATTGTGGATGCGATGGAAGCCGCAGGTGTGGTGAGTCCGATGCAGTCCAATGGGAAGCGAGAGATTTTGTTATAA